TGATCCTGTTTACACTTTTGGCAGTTTGTTTATGCGGACTCCTGATCGGCCGACTCGCGGCACCTTTTTTTCCTGAAAAATGGGCGCGACCCCGTTATTTGCTGCCTGTTGCCGTTTTGGTTGCCATTCTGCACGCCAACCTGTTCCACTTTATGTTGCATGTGGGGTCTGCCTACACAAATCATTACTTCTTCTTTTGGTGGCCGTTGTTCCAGATGATCTGCCTGCGCAAACAAACACTCGCAAAAGGAACTGCACCAAGCGGGGAATATGACGGGAAACAAATGTCATACTAAAAAAAGGTTGCACCTAAGACTAAGAGGTGATTTCGTATGGCGACCGCATCTCCGTTACTCCATGAGTTTTGGGAGAAATCCCTGCACAACATGCCCCGTGATAAAGTAACCGAGTTCTTAAAGGAGATCGGCTTTACCTATTCCACGTCCCGGTTGTCGGATGACGAACTTCGCAAAATCCTGTTTGGTCTGATTGCCAAATTGGATGAAACCAGCCAACAGGACACGATTCGAATTCTAAGGGTCTATTAACCTGCTGTTGGCAGTAATCCACTGAACCCAATCGCCGTTCGGGATATGTACGGCGCGTCGCTCAAGTTCAGGCAGTTTGTCAGGGGTAAACAGATAAACCATACAAGAGGCAGAGTGACCGCGTACAGTGACAACCGAAACATTCACTCGCTCATACAGATTGCGCGGATCGTTCGGGCTATAATAATCTTCCAACTCATCCAGGATGGGAAGCACTTGGGCGATTTCGGAAAAATACAACAGTTCACCTCGAACTGGTCCGTTCCGCTTTCCGTGCGATTGATCGCTAGCCAGGACCAGCGCCGGATATCCTTCCGGCAGATGATACAATCTGCCAGAAAGTGTAGCCGAAACAGAATGTTTTACGTATGCTTCTATAAGTTTATGATAACGTTGGCCAGGACGCAGGGTCCCGTATACGAACACACTGTTCATGAATCCCCCTCCTGTTTGTTATTATATACAAAAGAAAAGTCCGGGGATCGTTCCCCAGACTTTCTGCTCCGTTTTTTTGTTAGGTTGTCAAGTGATTTCAATACCGGTTTCCTTACATGCATGTTCCCAGGAAGGATAATAATAGGATGCGTGTCGGAGCAATTCCGGGTCTGTCTTTTTAATGTGCCGCTTGGTCATGTTGGCTCCGTTCTGATGCATCTTCAAGATACGCTCGCGAACTTGGTCCGCCGTCAGACTAATTTCCATGCAATCGACCTCGCTTTTTCTCACATTATGGAAGTTACATGACAAGCCTTTCCTTTTTTCAGATTTTTTAAACAACAAAAGGTGTTTTCATAGAAAAGTTCACATTTTGCTCATAAAAATATTTGCATGCTTCAATTGAACAATATGGTCTGTTATATTAAAATCTTAAAGAATTGTTTTTTTCGATTAACGCTCAGAAAGGATCTGACAATAGGCATGAATGTAAACGCCTCAACCGTTGACTTAGATCAGATTTTAAAATCCGACCGGGTGCACTTTCGCCTCTCCGTGCCGGAATTGGTAGAAGCTGCTGTCGCCCGCAAGGAAGGGGTTCTTTCTTCGACGGGCGCGCTTCGGGCTACAACCGGCAAATACACCGGCCGTTCACCCAAAGACAAATTCATTGTAGACACTCCTGCGGTTCACAACCATATAGCGTGGGGACCCGTCAATCAACCGATTTCTTCGGAAAAGTTTGACCAATTGTATGAACGGGCACTCGATTATTTGAAAAATCGTGAATTGTTTGTATTCGACGGTTTTGCCGGTGCTGACAAGAAATACCGTCTGCCCATCCGTATCATTAATGAATATGCCTGGCACAACCTGTTTGTCCACCAGTTGTTTATCCGTCCTACCGCAGAGGAACTGAAGACGCACAAACCGGAATTTACCGTAATCGGAGTTCCCGGCCTGCAAGCAGACCCGGCTGAAGACGGAACCAATTCGGAAACATTCATCATTCTCAATCTGGAGAAAAAAATCGTTCTGATTGGCGGAACCGAATATGCAGGGGAAATGAAAAAATCAATTTTCAGCGCGCTCAATTACCTCCTGCCGATGCGTGATGTGTTCCCGATGCACTGTTCCGCAAACGTGGGAGAGAAGGGCGATGTAACGCTTTTCTTCGGGTTGTCCGGAACGGGTAAAACCACTCTGTCCGCCGATCCGAACCGGCGTTTGATCGGAGACGACGAGCATGGTTGGTCGGATCATGGCGTTTTCAACTTCGAAGGCGGTTGTTACGCGAAATGCATCAACCTATCGGAGGAAAAAGAGCCACAAATCTGGAATTCGATCAAATTTGGCGCCGTGCTTGAGAATGTAACACTTGACGAGACTACCCGAGTAGCCGACTATGACGATGCTTCTTTGACAGAGAATACACGGGCCGCCTATCCGGTCGACTACATTCCGGGCGCCGTGATTCCCGGTGTGGCAGGCCATCCGAATGTGGTCGTGTTCTTGACGGCGGATGCATTTGGCGTATTGCCGCCCATCTCCAAACTCTCCCGCGAACAGGCCATGTACCACTTCCTGTCCGGTTACACGTCCAAACTGGCCGGTACGGAACGCGGCGTTACAGAACCGGAAGCCACCTTCTCGACCTGTTTCGGCTCTCCCTTCCTGCCGCTCTATCCGCATGTGTATGCGGAAATGCTCGGGAAGAGAATCGACCAACATAACGCCAAAGTCTACCTGCTGAACACCGGTTGGTCCGGCGGTCCTTACGGTGTGGGCAAACGGATGAATCTTGCTTACACGCGAGCCATGGTCACGGCTGCGATCAACGGAAGCATTGAAAAAGCCAATTTTACGTCAGATCCGATATTTGGCGTTTTGGTGCCTGACCAAATCGAAGGGGTTCCATCGGAAGTTCTGAATCCTCGCAACACCTGGGCGGACAAACAGGCTTATGACGATATGGCACGCCATTTGGCCGGTCTGTTCGTGAAAAACTTTGAGAAATTCCCAACTGCTTCCGAACAGATCCGCCAAGCAGGTCCCAAATTGTAAAGAAAACGCAGCTTTTGCCAAACAAAAAGCGGTTCTCGCTCTATGCGCAGAACCGCTTTTTCGTATTTTAATCTCTCCACCAAGCGCATGCGTGTAGAATTCCGCTTGAGCTCAAGACAATAACCAAACTGCGGCAGAAATGATGGCTATCACACCACAGGCAACTGTATCACCGCGCCGCCAAATCAACGGTTTCCCGGATGTTCGCTCCACGTTCCGTTTATACCCTCTCGATTCAATCGCCGTTGCCAGTTCGTCCCCCATTTTCAGCATCAGGATCAAAAGCGCTGTCACAAGCATCCCCATCTGGCGGGGAGCCAGTCGCTTGAACCGACTGCCCTGCGGCATGCGAACGTGTAACGATTTGCGCAATTGGCTGATTTTGATCAGAATCAAGGGCACAAATTGCAAAGCGATGGAAACGGCAAGTGACAGATCGCGGGTAGGAAGCCCGATTTTTTGCAGCGGCCGGATGGCCCACTCAAAACCTTCCCGTAACGCCAGTCCCCCTGTTGTCCCTGCAAACAGAATCCCAAGGCAGATGACATACAAAAAGCGGGCCACCCCATATCCTCCGCTTGCCATCCCCTGATAGGAAAGACCAAACCAACCGAAGGAGATGTCTGAATCCCCCAACGAGACAGCCGACACCGCCCAAAGAAACAGAAAAAGCGGCAAAAACGGCCGA
The sequence above is a segment of the Effusibacillus dendaii genome. Coding sequences within it:
- the pckA gene encoding phosphoenolpyruvate carboxykinase (ATP), producing the protein MNVNASTVDLDQILKSDRVHFRLSVPELVEAAVARKEGVLSSTGALRATTGKYTGRSPKDKFIVDTPAVHNHIAWGPVNQPISSEKFDQLYERALDYLKNRELFVFDGFAGADKKYRLPIRIINEYAWHNLFVHQLFIRPTAEELKTHKPEFTVIGVPGLQADPAEDGTNSETFIILNLEKKIVLIGGTEYAGEMKKSIFSALNYLLPMRDVFPMHCSANVGEKGDVTLFFGLSGTGKTTLSADPNRRLIGDDEHGWSDHGVFNFEGGCYAKCINLSEEKEPQIWNSIKFGAVLENVTLDETTRVADYDDASLTENTRAAYPVDYIPGAVIPGVAGHPNVVVFLTADAFGVLPPISKLSREQAMYHFLSGYTSKLAGTERGVTEPEATFSTCFGSPFLPLYPHVYAEMLGKRIDQHNAKVYLLNTGWSGGPYGVGKRMNLAYTRAMVTAAINGSIEKANFTSDPIFGVLVPDQIEGVPSEVLNPRNTWADKQAYDDMARHLAGLFVKNFEKFPTASEQIRQAGPKL
- a CDS encoding gamma-glutamylcyclotransferase family protein, with product MNSVFVYGTLRPGQRYHKLIEAYVKHSVSATLSGRLYHLPEGYPALVLASDQSHGKRNGPVRGELLYFSEIAQVLPILDELEDYYSPNDPRNLYERVNVSVVTVRGHSASCMVYLFTPDKLPELERRAVHIPNGDWVQWITANSRLIDP